aagacgatGAAGAGGAAAAGGTTAGGAGGGAAGGAGTAAACAGGAAGGAACGGGATGGAATCTGCCTTTGCCTTCTACCCTCAACCCCTTTAAAAGCCGATACTTTGAGAATAGATCCTTCTTcccacctccacctcctcctcgttCTGTTCCTGCTTTGCATATCATAACTTTCTTCACTTCCTTCTTTTCAGgaaaattcttcttctttttttccccaAGAACGAATCCTGCGCACGAATTTATTGCTTGTTtctgtgttgttgttgttgtgatgtTCCGTTCAAGATTTAGATTTTGATTGTTGTTGTGTGTCTTGCAATCCGCCCCTATCCTTCTCGAATAAAAATCCTTCCTTTTACGTGATCATATAGGCGCATTCGTCTTTTTcatatgttgttgttgttgacgaTGATGTTCTCGTTTGCTGTCTGTCAATCTCAAGCCTTCACGTATTCGATCgatttttccaagaaaaaaatTCCAGAAAAGGGACAAAGTTGAGCGGGGGAAGAAATTGGATCGATCGGATCGAGGAGCGTCAGCGGGGCGTAACTTTCGTGGGGTCTCCACGGATTCGCCAATCCGAAACGCTTTGTTTCGCTGCCTGGCTGCTCTGGAGTGCATACTGGATGTGATCAGGGCCCTTCCGATGGGTTCCTGTCTGTCGTCGGATGGCCGGAGCAGCGACTCTCGACCGTCGTCCCCGGCGACAGGGGCCAGGCGGCATCGGAGGGGCCCAAGGAAGCGGCCGCGTGGCTTGTCGGAGGAGGAGCAGCAACTCCATGGGATTCCCGGGAGGATGTTCCTCAATGGCGCATCCAGTGCCGCGTCTCTGTTCACCCAGCAGGGCAAGAAGGGGACCAATCAGGACGCCATGATCGTGTGGGAGGTTAGTTCAGATTCCTTCCGCTGTTATTTGGATTTATACATTTGAGTCGCTGTTATTGCATGTTAGGTGATGCTTTGTCTCTACGTTTGCCATGTAATGCTCCTATTGGCTTTTGTAGGTATCCCTTTTTGCTTAATTTGCTCTTCAGATGCATTCTGGAAATAAATCTCATAAAATACTGATTCAGCCTATTAAATAGCTTCTTTGTTATGATCGAATGCTTGTGTTCTTTGCTTCTGTTCAATCGATATTGGTTGTGTAAACTTTCCCTTTTGATAACTGAATGATTGTGGTATGCATTCAGTTGATGTAAATGGATTTAAGAGCTCTTTTGGATGTCAATGACTGCAATTTATTGTACAGAATATGTAATCAAGTTTTGAACACAAGTACTTTGGTTCTAAACCGTTTATAACATAAATCCATGGGCTGCATCAttttttttcctactttatcatTTGTTAGGTATTGCATTTTAGCATATGGTACATGTCGAATACCATTTGCTTCCTGCTCTTCAATGGTTtggaattatctttttttttttgtacaatgGCATTATCTTATATTCTCTGGACAATTTGATCTTTTGCATGCAGAATTTTGGCAATAGAAGTGACACTGTTTTTTGTGGAGTTTTTGATGGTCATGGTCCAAACGGCCACATGGTGGCAAGGAAAGTGAGAGATATTCTCCCTCTAAAGCTGTGTGCCAGTTGGGAAGCAAATACAGGAAATGATGAGGTCATAGAGAACAATATCGGCAATCCTGGTAGCGTGATTTCAGAGGAAACATCATCTGTGTTCCTCGATGAAGAATCCAGAGCTCTCACTGGTTTTGAAGAAACGGACAAGGATTCAGAAACCTTGACAACATTGGAAGACTCGTTCTTAAAAGCTTTTAGGGTAGTGGATAAAGAATTGAGATTGCATCCTGATATTGAGTGCATTTATAGTGGGACAACAGCAGTCACTTTGGTCAAGCAGGTTAACTATAAGCTATTAGCTATTAGCTTCCATCTTAGTTTTTAATGAATGATGAAGTATCAATGTATTATGTTTAGTTCTGAACAAatgctagattttttttttgtgtgtgataaTATTTGTTTCATCCATCTTTAGGGCCAAGATCTTGTCATTGGAAATGTTGGAGACTCAAGAGCAGTACTGGGCACTAGAGATCATAATAACTCCTTGATTCCAGTTCAGTTGACTGTGGACCTCAAACCAAATCTTCCCAGTGTGTTCCTCTCCTCCTTTGTTTTTTGACTCTTCATAATTCAAATAATGCTTATGCATGTTTTATATAAACGCACTCCCTCATATTGGCATGTGTATTTATGTAGTCCATTTTGGACAGCTATCAACAGAGATGGCTGTTATACTTTCTGTGATGTTTGAATCTATAAGATGACTATATTTAATAATTTGTGACTACGAGGATGCCTGTCATTTGaactatttattttaataataggaTGACTATATGAATACTTATTACAAATGTAGGTAAATGCTGTTGATCATCTCTCTTGTTCTACCTGTCGTGAGATTCCCTTGGAGCGACTGTTAGACAATGATTGCTTCGGTGATTGATGATTTCTTGAATTCTATCATATTTTAGGTGCATTTTCAACCCATTTATGGATAATTAGAAAGGAGCCTCATCCAATTTTTTATTTACATTGTTTTAATAAGATACTTTGCAAAGTGAACAGACAGTGATGGATTAATGGTTATATCTTCATAAGTAGTGTTATACGGTATACCTACATCCTGaatggggtgtgtgtgtgtgtgtgtgtgtatcctCCTGCAAATTTGACAAATTACATAATTGCTCCTCCAAAAATATCTTGCATAGATACCTTAATAACACAATTTATGTGCACCAATACCTTATTCGCATTCCGTCCATATGTACCAAACTAAGTCTAATTAAATGTCAGTTACTGCAAACCTAAGCTGCAAAATGTCTTGAATTTCCACTTAGTACTCTTCATGTTTACCCTTACAGAAGTAAATTTTAGCATAGGTGCCTTCTAGAAGTTTCTATACATCTTCAGAAGTTCTAGTCTCGACATTATGACAGTTGAgagtcatctggtgtgattgatgGCTCTTTCTGTTGCTATAATGTCTATCGATCACAAGGATATTTGTATTAATAATTTCAATTTATAAGGGTATTTATGCAAGTAGGTACATAGAGGGGCAAATGCATAATTTGACAAATCTACATGGGTATATTTTTAAAGAAATTTCTTCTGTTTCGGTGAGGGTTCAACGGATGACTTCATTCCTCATCTTTtccttataaaattttatgacatTTATAAATGGCGGAAAGTGACAAGTCATTCGTTCTGTGGCACAATTTTTATGGTGGGTTGTTTTTTCAAATGGGACAATCTTGTAAAACTATTTGATCAAATATCATCCATGTGATTGTCATTGGCAGATGGAAAAGAAATCATATTTTTAGAAATACGATTAC
This genomic stretch from Musa acuminata AAA Group cultivar baxijiao chromosome BXJ3-9, Cavendish_Baxijiao_AAA, whole genome shotgun sequence harbors:
- the LOC135649657 gene encoding probable protein phosphatase 2C 33 is translated as MGSCLSSDGRSSDSRPSSPATGARRHRRGPRKRPRGLSEEEQQLHGIPGRMFLNGASSAASLFTQQGKKGTNQDAMIVWENFGNRSDTVFCGVFDGHGPNGHMVARKVRDILPLKLCASWEANTGNDEVIENNIGNPGSVISEETSSVFLDEESRALTGFEETDKDSETLTTLEDSFLKAFRVVDKELRLHPDIECIYSGTTAVTLVKQGQDLVIGNVGDSRAVLGTRDHNNSLIPVQLTVDLKPNLPREAERIRRCRGRVFALRDEPEVARVWLPNIDSPGLAMARALGDFCLKKFGLISVPEITYRRVTEKDEFIVLATDGVWDVLSNQEVVEIVDTAPTRSSAARYLVETAVRAWRIKYPTSKIDDCAVVCLFLDVESSNGSSIERTNEGDGPLDGMELAGSTSLDQSSTLGACTEIQQYKEDQEKDN